The Euphorbia lathyris chromosome 3, ddEupLath1.1, whole genome shotgun sequence genome contains a region encoding:
- the LOC136223583 gene encoding E3 ubiquitin-protein ligase KEG isoform X3, whose product MKVPCCSVCQTRYNEEERVPLLLQCGHGFCKECLSRMFSSSLDTTLACPRCRHVSVVGNSVHALRKNYAVLALLHSPSAVSAAPNFDVDYTDDEDDGENEEEEEERCSRGSHASSSGGCGPVIELGVHQEVRLVRKIGEGRRAGVETWTAVIGGGKCKHRVAVKKMEMGEDMEMEWVQGQLENLRRASMWCRNVCTFHGVVKVDGCLGLVMDKCFGSVESEMQLNEGRLTLEQILRYGADIARGVAELHAAGVVCMNIKPSNLLLDSNGRAVVSDYGIAAILKKPVCRKVHSECESAKVHSCMDCTMLSPHYTAPEAWEPVKKSLNLFWDDAIGISAESDAWSFGCTLVEMCTGSIPWTGLSAEEIYRSVVKTRKLPPQYASVVGVGIPRELWKMIGECLQFKASKRPSFNAMLVIFLRHLQELPRSPPASPDNFAKYAQPSVTEPSPKSDLEVFQDNPSHLHRLVSEGDVHGVRDLLAKAASGNGVGSVSMLLEAQNTDGQTTLHLACRRGSVELVRAILDYREANVDILDKDGDPPLVFALAAGSPECVRALIERGANVRSRLRDGLGPSVAHVCAYHGQPDCMRELLLAGADPNAMDDEGETVLHRAVAKKYTDCALVILETGGCRSMAVLNSKNLTPLHLCVATWNVAVVKRWMEIASAEDIADAIDMPSPIGTALCMAAAVKKDHEAEGRELVQVLLAAGADPTAQDTQHGRTALHTAAMANDVELVKIILEAGVDVNIRNVHNTIPLHVALARGAKSCVGLLLSAGANCNLQDDEGDDAFHIAADAAKMIRENLEWLIIMLRNPDAVVDARNHSGKTLRDFLEALPREWISEDLMEALTNRGVHLSPTTFEVGDWVKFKRSITSPTHGWQGAKHKSVGFVQNVVDKENLIVSFCTGEARVLANEVLKLIPLDRGQHVQLKTDIKEPRFGWRGQSRDSIGTVLCVDDDGILRVGFPGASRGWKADPAEMERVEEFKVGDWVRIRPTLTTAKHGLGLVTPGSIGIVYCIRPDSSLLLELSYLPNPWHCEPEEVEPVAPFRIGDRVCVKRSVAEPRYAWGGETHHSVGRISEIENDGLLVIEIPNRPIPWQADPSDMEKVEDFKVWDWVRVKAAVSSPKYGWEDVTRHSVGIIHSLEEDGDMGVAFCFRSKPFSCSVTDMEKVPPFEVGQEIHVLSSVTQPRLGWSKESPATVGKIARIDMDGALNVKVAGRHSLWKVSPGDAERLSGFEVGDWVRSKPSLGTRPSYDWNTVGKEGLAVVHAVQETGYLELACCFRKGRWIAHYTDLEKVPCFKVGQHVRFRTGITEPRWGWKGTQPDSRGIVTSVNADGEVRVAFFGLAGMWREDPADLEIEEMFEVGEWVSLKEEAGNWKSVGPGSIGVVQGIRYDGDEWDGSCYVGFCVEQEKWVGPTSHLERVGRLNIGQKVRVKLSVKQPKFGWSGHSHASVGTIAAIDADGKLRIYTPAGSKTWMLDPSEVELVEEKELQIGDWVRVRASVSTPTHQWGEVSHSSIGVVHRLEDGELWVSFCFMERLWLCKAWEMERIRPFKVGDKVRIRDGLVTPRWGWGMETHASKGRVVGVDANGKLRIKFQWREGRPWIGDPADIVLDDS is encoded by the exons ATGAAGGTGCCGTGCTGCTCCGTCTGCCAAACAAGGTATAACGAGGAGGAGAGAGTTCCGTTGCTGCTCCAATGTGGCCATGGCTTCTGTAAAGAGTGTTTGTCTCGGATGTTCTCGTCGTCGCTCGATACGACTCTGGCTTGTCCACGGTGTCGCCATGTGTCTGTTGTCGGGAACTCCGTCCACGCTCTCCGGAAGAACTATGCCGTCCTTGCGCTtcttcattcgccttctgctgtGTCGGCGGCGCCCAACTTTGATGTTGATTACACCGACGATGAGGACGATGGCGAGAacgaggaggaggaggaggagcggTGTAGCCGTGGGTCCCACGCATCTAGTTCTGGAGGATGTGGGCCGGTGATCGAGCTTGGGGTCCACCAGGAGGTGAGGTTGGTTAGGAAGATTGGGGAAGGGAGGAGGGCGGGAGTGGAGACTTGGACAGCTGTAATTGGCGGTGGTAAGTGTAAGCATCGGGTGGCGGTGAAGAAGATGGAGATGGGAGAGGATATGGAGATGGAGTGGGTTCAAGGGCAGTTGGAGAACTTGAGGCGAGCTTCGATGTGGTGTAGAAATGTCTGTACTTTCCATGGTGTTGTTAAGGTCGATGGATGTTTAGGGCTTGTGATGGATAAATGCTTTGGGTCTGTGGAATCTGAGATGCAGCTGAATGAAGGCAGGCTTACTCTGGAGCAGATTCTAAG ATATGGGGCTGACATAGCACGTGGGGTAGCTGAACTACATGCAGCAGGTGTTGTCTGTATGAATATAAAACCGTCCAATCTTCTTTTGGATTCAAATGGTCGTGCAGTGGTTTCTGATTATGGGATTGCTGCAATTTTGAAGAAACCTGTCTGCCGAAAAGTTCACTCGGAGTGTGAGTCTGCTAAAGTTCATTCATGTATGGATTGTACAATGCTCAGTCCACACTATACAGCTCCAGAGGCATGGGAACCAGTGAAGAAGTCGTTGAATTTGTTCTGGGATGATGCAATTGGTATATCTGCAGAATCAGATGCTTGGAGTTTTGGTTGTACATTGGTGGAGATGTGCACAGGTTCCATCCC GTGGACTGGCTTAAGTGCAGAGGAAATTTATCGATCTGTTGTCAAGACTCGTAAATTGCCTCCACAATATGCAAGTGTAGTGGGTGTTGGAATACCTAGAGAATTGTGGAAAATGATTGGGGAATGCTTGCAGTTCAAGGCATCAAAAAGGCCAAGTTTTAATGCAATGTTAGTGATATTCCTCCGTCATTTGCAAGAGTTACCACGCAGCCCTCCTGCAAGCCCTGATAA CTTTGCAAAATATGCTCAACCAAGTGTGACAGAACCATCTCCCAAATCTGATTTGGAGGTTTTTCAGGACAACCCTAGCCATTTACATAGGCTAGTATCTGAAGGGGATGTACATGGTGTTAG AGATCTGCTTGCAAAGGCTGCATCAGGAAATGGTGTTGGTTCAGTGTCTATGCTGTTAGAAGCACAGAACACTGATGGGCAAACGACTCTTCACCTTGCTTGTAGACGTGGTAGTGTGGAACTTGTTAGGGCTATATTGGACTATAGGGAAGCTAATGTGGACATTTTGGATAAAGATGGTGATCCTCCGCTTGTTTTTGCTTTAGCTGCTGGATCTCCAGAATGTGTTCGTGCACTTATTGAGAGAGGGGCTAATGTTAGATCTAGGTTGAGAGATGGTCTTGGTCCTTCCGTTGCTCATGTTTGTGCCTACCATGGGCAGCCTGATTGTATGCGT GAACTACTACTGGCGGGAGCTGATCCCAATGCTATGGATGATGAAGGTGAAACTGTCTTGCATAGAGCAGTTGCCAAGAAATATACAGATTGCGCTCTTGTGATATTGGAGACAGGAGGCTGTAGATCAATGGCTGTTCTTAATTCAAAAAATTTGAC GCCACTGCACTTATGTGTGGCAACATGGAATGTGGCTGTTGTGAAAAGGTGGATGGAAATTGCTTCAGCAGAAGATATTGCTGATGCAATTGATATGCCAAGTCCAATTGGAACGGCATTGTGTATGGCTGCTGCTGTAAAAAAAGACCATGAAGCTG AAGGGAGAGAATTGGTTCAAGTATTGCTTGCTGCTGGAGCAGATCCAACTGCTCAAGATACTCAGCATGGGCGAACAGCTTTACATACTGCTGCTATGGCTAATGATGTTGAGTTAGTCAAA ATTATTCTTGAAGCTGGAGTAGATGTAAACATTCGGAATGTGCATAATACAATACCTCTTCATGTAGCTCTGGCCAGAGGGGCAAAATCATGCGTTGGGTTGCTTTTATCTGCTGGGGCAAATTGTAATCTGCAG GACGATGAAGGTGATGATGCTTTCCACATAGCAGCAGATGCGGCAAAAATGATACGTGAAAATCTTGAATGGCTCATCATTATGCTTAGAAATCCTGATGCTGTTGTTGATGCTAGAAACCACAG TGGTAAGACATTGCGTGACTTTCTGGAGGCACTTCCTCGTGAATGGATTTCAGAGGATTTGATGGAAGCACTTACAAATAGAGGAGTTCATCTTTCTCCTACGAC TTTTGAAGTGGGTGATTGGGTGAAGTTCAAAAGAAGTATCACATCTCCTACACACGGTTGGCAAGGTGCAAAACATAAGAGTGTGGGCTTTGTGCAAAATGTTGTGGACAAGGAAAATCTCATTGTGTCATTCTGTACTGGAGAAGCTCGTGTATTAGCTAATGAAGTTCTGAAGCTGATTCCCTTAGACAGGGGACAACATGTCCAGCTTAAAACTGATATCAAAGAGCCGAG GTTTGGTTGGCGTGGCCAGTCGCGTGATAGCATAGGCACTGTTTTATGTGTTGATGATGACGGAATACTCCGTGTTGGGTTTCCTGGAGCATCTAGAGGATGGAAAGCTGATCCTGCAGAAATGGAAAGAGTTGAAGAATTCAAGGTCGGTGACTGGGTTCGTATCCGTCCTACACTGACAACTGCTAAGCATGGATTAGGATTGGTAACACCAGGAAGCATTGGTATAGTGTATTGTATTAGACCTGATAGTAGTCTGTTATTAGAGTTGAGCTATCTTCCAAATCCATGGCATTGTGAGCCAGAGGAGGTTGAGCCTGTTGCTCCTTTCAGG ATTGGTGATCGTGTCTGTGTGAAGCGATCTGTTGCAGAACCTAGATATGCTTGGGGTGGTGAGACTCATCATAGCGTCGGAAGAATTAGTGAGATTGAAAATGATGGCCTACTCGTGATAGAAATACCAAATCGACCTATTCCGTGGCAGGCAGATCCATCTGACATGGAGAAAGTCGAGGATTTCAAG GTGTGGGATTGGGTTAGGGTGAAGGCGGCTGTTTCCTCTCCAAAGTATGGATGGGAAGATGTAACAAGGCACAGCGTTGGGATAATTCACAGCTTGGAGGAGGATGGTGACATGGGTGTTGCCTTTTGTTTCAGGAGCAAGCCTTTCTCTTGCTCCGTAACGGATATGGAGAAGGTGCCTCCTTTTGAAGTGGGACAAGAGATACATGTTCTGTCTTCTGTGACTCAGCCACGGCTTGGATGGTCAAAGGAAAGCCCTGCAACAGTTGGAAAAATTGCTAGAATTGACATGGATGGAGCTCTGAAC GTAAAGGTTGCTGGCAGACACAGCTTGTGGAAAGTCTCTCCTGGAGATGCAGAACGGCTTTCAGGATTTGAAGTTGGTGATTGGGTACGCTCAAAACCAAGCCTCGGGACCAGACCAAGTTATGATTGGAATACTGTTGGGAAGGAAGGCTTGGCTGTTGTTCATGCTGTACAAGAGACAGGTTACTTAGAGTTGGCGTGTTGTTTTCGTAAGGGAAGGTGGATTGCTCATTATACAGATCTCGAAAAAGTTCCATGCTTTAAAGTTGGGCAGCATGTTCGTTTTCGAACTGGAATAACTGAGCCAAGATGGGGTTGGAAGGGCACTCAGCCTGATTCGCGGGGCATAGTAACTAGTGTTAATGCTGATGGAGAAGTAAGAGTTGCCTTCTTTGGTTTGGCTGGAATGTGGAGAGAAGATCCTGCAGATCTTGAGATTGAAGAGATGTTTGAAGTGGGAGAATGGGTGAGCTTGAAGGAAGAAGCAGGTAACTGGAAATCTGTCGGGCCAGGCAGCATTGGTGTTGTACAAGGTATCAGGTATGACGGAGATGAATGGGATGGAAGCTGTTATGTCGGATTTTGTGTGGAACAAGAAAAATGGGTGGGGCCCACTTCTCATCTTGAAAGAGTGGGAAGACTCAATATTGGACAGAAGGTTAGGGTCAAACTTTCTGTGAAACAGCCTAAATTTGGGTGGTCAGGTCATAGTCATGCTAGTGTTGGAACAATAGCCGCAATTGATGCCGATGGAAAACTTCGAATTTACACTCCAGCAGGCTCCAAAACTTGGATGCTTGATCCGTCAGAGGTTGAGTTGGTGGAAGAAAAGGAACTTCAAATTGGAGACTGGGTGAGGGTGCGTGCATCTGTATCTACCCCAACACACCAGTGGGGAGAGGTTAGTCATTCAAGTATCGGGGTAGTACATCGCCTGGAAGATGGCGAATTATGGGTTTCATTCTGCTTCATGGA